From Streptomyces qinzhouensis, one genomic window encodes:
- the amaP gene encoding alkaline shock response membrane anchor protein AmaP: MLRTVNRVALGLAGLVLLAAGGAALAAGAGLSVPSWWPWYGPGDVVLSTADRERWRDGGWWPATVAALAVLAFLALWLLLAQLRRARIGELFLDGGDGGEGARLRGRALEGAMEGEAESLEGVRRARVRLRRRRRGGPEARVRLLLAPHASPVRTLHTLTSQAVAHARTSAGLPALPTECRLQAAKHDARRVS, translated from the coding sequence ATGCTGCGGACCGTGAACCGGGTGGCGCTCGGCCTCGCCGGGCTGGTGCTGCTGGCGGCCGGCGGCGCGGCGCTCGCGGCGGGCGCGGGGCTCTCCGTACCGTCGTGGTGGCCTTGGTACGGCCCCGGCGATGTGGTGCTGAGCACGGCTGACCGGGAGCGGTGGCGGGACGGCGGCTGGTGGCCCGCCACCGTCGCGGCCCTGGCCGTCCTGGCCTTTCTCGCGCTCTGGCTGCTCCTCGCCCAGCTGCGGCGAGCCCGGATCGGCGAACTCTTCCTCGACGGCGGTGACGGCGGCGAGGGCGCGCGGCTGCGGGGAAGGGCGCTGGAGGGGGCGATGGAGGGCGAGGCGGAGTCGCTGGAGGGGGTACGCCGGGCCCGCGTCAGGCTCCGGCGCCGCCGCCGGGGCGGTCCGGAGGCGCGCGTACGGCTGCTGCTGGCGCCGCACGCGTCCCCCGTCCGTACCCTGCACACGCTGACCTCGCAGGCCGTGGCCCATGCCCGGACCTCCGCCGGTCTGCCGGCCCTCCCTACGGAATGCCGCCTCCAGGCGGCGAAACACGACGCCCGCCGCGTCTCCTGA
- a CDS encoding DUF6286 domain-containing protein — protein sequence MSVHAAGPGPVPVSEPGSPPPPGAPAAKARRFWSVRRLPAALSALVVLGAAGVLLYDIAAVAAGRPGMAWRRAAADRLADTRLDDTWVTVGAAVAAVAGIWLLIMALTPGLRGLLPMRRDADPGAPGPVRAGLTRDAAALVLRDRVQEVPGVSSVRVRVGRRKASVRARSHFRALDDVRADVENVLADAVGELGLARPPVPSVRVVRPPRGKR from the coding sequence ATGAGTGTGCACGCGGCCGGACCGGGCCCGGTCCCGGTGTCCGAGCCCGGTTCACCGCCTCCGCCCGGCGCCCCGGCCGCCAAGGCCCGGCGGTTCTGGTCCGTACGGCGCCTTCCGGCGGCGCTGTCGGCCCTCGTGGTCCTCGGCGCCGCGGGGGTACTGCTCTACGACATCGCGGCGGTGGCCGCCGGCCGCCCCGGCATGGCCTGGCGGCGGGCGGCCGCGGACCGTCTGGCGGACACCCGTCTCGACGACACCTGGGTGACCGTGGGCGCCGCGGTGGCCGCCGTCGCCGGAATCTGGCTGCTGATCATGGCCCTCACCCCCGGGCTGCGCGGACTGCTGCCCATGCGGCGGGACGCGGATCCCGGCGCGCCGGGCCCGGTCCGGGCCGGGCTGACCCGGGACGCGGCGGCCCTGGTGCTGCGGGACCGGGTGCAGGAGGTGCCCGGGGTGTCGTCCGTGCGTGTACGGGTAGGGCGCCGCAAGGCGTCGGTACGGGCACGCTCCCACTTCCGCGCGCTCGACGACGTCCGGGCCGATGTGGAGAACGTGTTGGCGGACGCCGTCGGCGAACTCGGCCTGGCGAGACCGCCGGTGCCGTCGGTACGGGTGGTGCGGCCGCCCCGCGGGAAGAGATGA
- a CDS encoding Asp23/Gls24 family envelope stress response protein translates to MSDTASSGVGSGGEPRRTSVGKRGGGDPGSRGRTTIADGVVEKIAGLAARDVVGVHAMGSGLSRTFGAVRDRVPGGAKASVSRGVKAEVGEVQTALDLEIVVDYGVSISDVARAVRENVISAVERMTSLEVVEVNIAVSDVKLPDEEEEEPETRLQ, encoded by the coding sequence ATGAGTGACACCGCCAGCAGTGGAGTGGGCTCGGGCGGCGAGCCGAGGAGGACGTCCGTCGGCAAGCGCGGCGGTGGCGACCCCGGCTCCCGGGGCCGTACCACCATCGCGGACGGCGTCGTCGAGAAGATCGCGGGTCTCGCGGCACGCGATGTGGTCGGCGTCCATGCGATGGGCAGCGGCCTCTCCCGTACCTTCGGCGCGGTCCGCGACCGGGTGCCGGGCGGCGCCAAGGCGAGTGTCAGCCGGGGTGTGAAGGCCGAGGTCGGCGAGGTGCAGACGGCCCTCGACCTGGAGATCGTGGTCGATTACGGCGTGTCGATCTCCGATGTGGCCCGGGCGGTACGGGAGAACGTGATCTCGGCGGTGGAGCGGATGACGAGCCTCGAGGTCGTCGAGGTCAATATCGCCGTCAGCGATGTGAAGCTCCCCGACGAGGAGGAAGAGGAGCCGGAAACGCGGCTTCAGTAG
- a CDS encoding enoyl-CoA hydratase/isomerase family protein, which yields MTTPEAVQRLVHDTVPERDGVHTVLEQDGVRLTIEGAVATVALVRPEKRNAQSPAMWRALAQAGRSLPGAVRLVVLRGEGRSFSAGLDRQAFTPEGFDGEPSFLDLARSDDAALDAVIAEYQEAFTWWRRPDLISVAAVQGHAIGAGLQLALACDLRIVAEDVQFAMRETGLGLVPDLTGTHPLVSLVGYARALEICATGRFVRADEAERTGLANLVVPEAELESAVGDLTTALLAAPRDAVVETKALLQGAVTRSYEEQRTAERAAQARRLRDLAGLGD from the coding sequence ATGACCACGCCGGAAGCCGTGCAGCGGCTCGTCCATGACACCGTGCCGGAGCGGGACGGTGTCCACACCGTGCTGGAGCAGGACGGCGTCCGGCTCACCATCGAAGGCGCGGTGGCCACGGTCGCGCTGGTGCGCCCGGAGAAGCGGAACGCCCAGTCGCCCGCGATGTGGCGGGCGCTGGCACAGGCCGGACGGTCGCTGCCGGGTGCGGTCCGGCTGGTGGTGCTGCGCGGTGAGGGCCGGTCCTTCTCCGCGGGGCTCGACCGGCAGGCTTTCACGCCCGAGGGCTTCGACGGCGAACCGTCCTTCCTGGACCTGGCGCGCAGTGACGATGCCGCGCTGGACGCGGTGATCGCCGAGTACCAGGAGGCGTTCACCTGGTGGCGGCGGCCCGATCTGATCTCGGTCGCGGCGGTGCAGGGCCATGCCATCGGCGCGGGTCTCCAGCTGGCCCTCGCCTGTGATCTGCGGATCGTCGCCGAGGATGTTCAGTTCGCCATGCGCGAGACCGGCCTCGGGCTCGTTCCCGATCTGACCGGTACCCACCCCTTGGTGTCGCTGGTCGGCTATGCCCGTGCCCTGGAGATCTGTGCCACCGGCCGCTTCGTCCGGGCCGACGAGGCCGAGCGCACCGGCCTGGCCAATCTGGTCGTGCCCGAAGCCGAACTCGAATCGGCGGTCGGCGATCTGACGACCGCTCTGCTGGCCGCTCCGCGCGATGCGGTGGTCGAGACGAAGGCCCTGCTCCAGGGGGCGGTCACCCGCTCGTACGAGGAGCAGCGCACCGCCGAACGCGCGGCCCAGGCCCGCCGGCTGCGGGATCTGGCGGGCCTCGGCGACTGA
- a CDS encoding helix-turn-helix domain-containing protein, which produces MAETLKKGSRVTGAARDKLAADLKKKYDSGASIRALAEETGRSYGFVHRMLSESGVTLRGRGGATRGKKAASA; this is translated from the coding sequence GTGGCCGAGACTCTGAAGAAGGGCAGCCGGGTAACCGGCGCCGCGCGCGACAAGCTCGCGGCAGACCTGAAGAAGAAGTACGACTCCGGTGCGAGTATCCGGGCGCTGGCCGAAGAGACCGGCCGCTCCTACGGATTCGTCCATCGGATGCTCAGTGAGTCCGGAGTCACGCTGCGTGGACGCGGCGGGGCGACCCGGGGCAAGAAGGCCGCTTCGGCCTGA
- a CDS encoding ABC-F family ATP-binding cassette domain-containing protein: MITASGIELRAGARVLIESATFRVAKGDRIGLVGRNGAGKTTLTKCLAGEGVPAGGTVARSGEVGYLPQDPRTGDLDILARDRILSARELDTVLRRMRENEDRMANGKGATREKAMKKYERLETEFLTKGGYAAEAEAATIASALGLPDRVLGQPLHTLSGGQRRRVELARILFSDADTLLLDEPTNHLDADSIVWLRDYLKTYRGGFIVISHDVDLVETVVNKVFYLDANRATIDVYNMGWKLYQQQREADEKRRKRERQNAEKKAAALNAQADKMRAKATKTVAAQNMARRAERLLAGLEDARIGDKVAKLRFPEPAPCGKTPLRAEGLSKSYGSLEIFTDVDLAIDKGSRVVILGLNGAGKTTLLRLLAGVEKPDTGEVTPGHGLKLGYYAQEHETLDPERTVLENMRSSAPDLDLVEVRKTLGSFLFSGDDVDKPAGVLSGGEKTRLALATLVVSSANVLLLDEPTNNLDPASREEILGALRTYKGAVILVTHDEGAVQALEPERIILLPDGVEDLWGADYADLVALA, encoded by the coding sequence GTGATCACCGCTTCCGGCATCGAGTTGCGCGCCGGCGCCCGCGTCCTCATCGAGTCCGCCACCTTCCGCGTCGCCAAGGGCGACCGTATCGGCCTCGTCGGCCGCAACGGCGCCGGGAAGACCACCCTCACCAAATGCCTCGCGGGCGAGGGCGTCCCGGCCGGCGGCACCGTCGCCCGCTCCGGTGAGGTCGGCTACCTCCCGCAGGACCCGCGCACGGGCGACCTCGACATCCTCGCCCGTGACCGCATCCTCTCCGCCCGTGAGCTGGACACCGTGCTGCGGCGGATGCGCGAGAACGAGGACCGGATGGCGAACGGCAAGGGCGCCACCCGCGAGAAGGCGATGAAGAAGTACGAGCGCCTGGAGACCGAGTTCCTCACCAAGGGCGGGTACGCCGCCGAGGCCGAGGCCGCGACCATCGCCTCCGCGCTGGGCCTGCCCGACCGGGTGCTCGGCCAGCCGCTGCACACCCTCTCCGGCGGTCAGCGCCGCCGGGTCGAGCTGGCCCGGATCCTCTTCTCGGACGCCGACACCCTCCTGCTCGACGAGCCTACGAACCATCTGGACGCCGACTCCATCGTCTGGCTGCGCGACTATCTGAAGACCTACCGCGGCGGCTTCATCGTCATCTCCCACGATGTCGACCTGGTCGAGACGGTCGTCAACAAGGTCTTCTACCTCGACGCCAACCGCGCCACCATCGACGTCTACAACATGGGCTGGAAGCTCTACCAGCAGCAGCGCGAGGCCGACGAGAAGCGCCGCAAGCGCGAGCGCCAGAACGCCGAGAAGAAGGCCGCCGCGCTGAACGCCCAGGCCGACAAGATGCGCGCCAAGGCCACCAAGACGGTCGCCGCGCAGAACATGGCCCGCCGCGCCGAGCGGCTGCTGGCGGGTCTCGAGGACGCCCGGATCGGCGACAAGGTCGCCAAGCTCCGCTTCCCCGAGCCCGCACCCTGCGGAAAGACCCCGCTGCGGGCCGAGGGCCTGTCCAAGTCGTACGGCTCCCTGGAGATCTTCACCGACGTCGACCTCGCGATCGACAAGGGCTCCCGGGTCGTCATCCTCGGTCTGAACGGCGCCGGCAAGACCACCCTGCTGCGGCTGCTCGCCGGGGTCGAGAAGCCCGACACCGGCGAGGTCACCCCCGGTCACGGTCTGAAGCTGGGCTACTACGCCCAGGAGCACGAGACCCTCGACCCCGAGCGCACGGTCCTGGAGAACATGCGCTCCTCCGCGCCCGACCTCGATCTGGTCGAGGTGCGCAAGACCCTGGGCTCGTTCCTGTTCTCCGGCGACGACGTCGACAAGCCGGCCGGGGTGCTCTCCGGCGGTGAGAAGACCCGGCTGGCGCTGGCCACCCTGGTCGTCTCCTCGGCCAATGTGCTGCTGCTCGACGAACCCACCAACAACCTCGACCCGGCCAGCCGGGAGGAGATCCTCGGCGCCCTGCGGACCTACAAGGGCGCGGTCATCCTGGTCACGCACGACGAGGGCGCGGTGCAGGCGCTGGAGCCGGAGCGGATCATTCTGCTGCCGGACGGCGTCGAGGACCTGTGGGGCGCCGACTACGCGGACCTGGTGGCGCTCGCCTGA
- a CDS encoding alpha/beta hydrolase gives MRPVIATAAAVTTLAGLGTAFAAARHAVDTTLRPAPDRALPGGARLTVHATGPGLITLTRSPASRRPGTYGLAGPGVHAVTGPVLEGLAPSPDTVVRRLVSAVPRPPEPRTKMRMTPRLHTGNPADALGIPYEEVTVPGELGPLPAWFVPGARETWVIAVHGLGATREHTLNLLPFLHRRSLPVLAVAYRGDPGAPRSPDGLGHLGDTEWRDLDAALRYAANRGARRIVLHGWSTGATMALHTAANSALRERVTGLVLDSPVLDQEAALRALARARHTPAPLVPLLVRAARGRAGLYRDRVPVAADARAVRVPTLIFHGPDDTVAPWGPSRELAAARPELVTLRAVLDAPHAAMWNADPDAYEEALRRFLTPLM, from the coding sequence GTGCGCCCGGTAATCGCGACGGCCGCCGCCGTCACCACGCTCGCAGGCCTCGGCACCGCCTTCGCCGCCGCCCGCCACGCCGTCGACACCACACTCCGGCCCGCGCCCGACCGCGCCCTGCCCGGCGGCGCCCGCCTCACCGTCCATGCCACCGGCCCCGGCCTGATCACGCTCACCCGCAGCCCGGCCTCCCGCCGCCCCGGCACCTACGGCCTCGCCGGACCCGGTGTCCACGCCGTCACCGGCCCCGTCCTGGAGGGGCTCGCCCCCTCGCCCGACACCGTCGTCCGCCGGCTCGTATCCGCCGTCCCCCGCCCCCCGGAGCCCCGCACCAAAATGCGGATGACCCCCCGCCTCCACACCGGCAACCCCGCCGACGCCCTCGGCATCCCGTACGAGGAGGTCACCGTCCCCGGCGAGCTCGGCCCCCTGCCGGCCTGGTTCGTGCCCGGGGCCCGGGAGACCTGGGTGATCGCCGTCCACGGACTCGGCGCCACCCGCGAGCACACCCTCAACCTGCTGCCGTTCCTGCACCGCCGCAGCCTCCCCGTACTCGCCGTCGCCTACCGAGGCGACCCCGGCGCGCCCCGGTCGCCCGACGGCCTCGGCCACCTCGGCGACACCGAGTGGCGCGATCTGGACGCCGCCCTGCGGTACGCGGCCAACCGCGGCGCCCGCCGCATCGTCCTCCACGGCTGGTCCACCGGCGCCACCATGGCCCTGCACACCGCGGCGAACTCCGCGCTGCGCGAGCGCGTCACCGGCCTGGTACTCGACTCCCCGGTGCTCGACCAGGAGGCCGCCCTGCGCGCCCTGGCCCGCGCCCGGCACACCCCCGCCCCCCTGGTACCGCTGCTCGTCCGCGCGGCCCGCGGCCGGGCGGGGCTCTACCGGGACCGGGTCCCGGTCGCCGCCGACGCCCGGGCCGTCCGGGTACCGACCCTGATCTTCCACGGCCCCGACGACACGGTCGCCCCCTGGGGGCCGTCCAGGGAACTCGCCGCCGCCCGCCCCGAACTGGTCACCCTCCGGGCCGTACTCGACGCTCCCCACGCCGCGATGTGGAACGCCGATCCCGATGCGTACGAGGAGGCACTCCGCCGCTTCCTCACCCCTCTGATGTGA
- a CDS encoding class II aldolase/adducin family protein — protein MTQPTAHASDSAIEQTWRQLVATARRTAAEGLVVGTSGNVSARVGPLILVTPSGVPYDRLTDRDVTAVDLDGRRVLGTLEPTSELPLHLAVHRTREVGAVVHTHAAHATAVSVLVDELPPVHYMTADLGGPVRVAPYAVYGSEELAAHMLTALDGRRACLLGNHGTVAVGETPDQAYDRTAQLEWMCRVWLLASSVPGLAPRLLTPEQLAEAGTRLRGYGQPG, from the coding sequence ATGACCCAACCGACCGCACACGCGTCCGACAGCGCTATCGAACAGACCTGGCGGCAACTGGTCGCCACGGCCCGCAGAACGGCCGCGGAGGGACTCGTCGTGGGGACCTCGGGCAATGTCTCGGCCCGGGTGGGGCCGCTCATCCTCGTCACCCCCAGCGGGGTGCCGTACGACCGGCTCACGGACCGTGATGTCACCGCCGTCGACCTCGACGGACGCCGGGTGCTGGGGACCCTGGAGCCGACCAGCGAACTGCCCCTGCATCTGGCGGTCCACCGCACCCGGGAGGTGGGGGCGGTCGTCCACACCCACGCGGCGCACGCCACCGCGGTCTCCGTGCTCGTCGACGAGCTGCCGCCGGTCCACTACATGACGGCGGACCTCGGCGGTCCGGTGCGGGTGGCGCCCTATGCGGTGTACGGCTCCGAGGAACTCGCCGCCCATATGCTCACGGCGCTCGACGGCCGGCGGGCCTGTCTGCTGGGCAACCACGGCACGGTCGCCGTGGGCGAGACACCGGACCAGGCGTACGACCGCACGGCGCAGCTGGAGTGGATGTGCCGGGTCTGGCTGCTCGCGTCCTCGGTCCCCGGGCTCGCCCCAAGGCTCCTCACCCCGGAGCAGCTGGCGGAGGCGGGCACCCGCCTGCGCGGGTACGGCCAGCCCGGCTGA
- a CDS encoding inorganic phosphate transporter — MEHITLLLAIVIVTALVFDFTNGFHDTANAMATTISTGAMKPKTAVAMSAVLNLVGAFLSVEVAKTISSGIVDEAGITPEVIFAALVGAILWNLLTWLVGLPSSSSHALMGGLIGATVASVGFSSVNGGTVITKVLIPAIAAPLVAGLAGYIGTRLTYRIGRNTDAKSTDKGYKAGQIASAGLVSLAHGTNDAQKTMGVITLALVAGDILAPGSNPPMWVIVSAGVAIALGTYLGGWRIIRTMGKGLTDLQPQQGFAAQTSAATVILASSNLGFSLSTTHSCSGAVMGAGLGRKGGVVRWSTATRMFVAWGLTLPAAGLVAAASELVTKQGDWGVAAVAVFLVASSAAIWVISRRQVVDHTNVNDVDDINEPSDGESPGVVTTAMAAVTPPPPAGADGGDLKATIHSSPSAASSAPETGPASPAAV, encoded by the coding sequence ATGGAACACATCACGCTGCTGCTCGCGATCGTGATCGTGACGGCTCTCGTGTTCGATTTCACGAACGGTTTCCACGACACCGCCAACGCGATGGCCACCACCATCTCGACCGGCGCCATGAAGCCCAAGACCGCGGTGGCGATGTCCGCCGTGCTCAACCTCGTCGGCGCGTTCCTGTCCGTGGAGGTCGCCAAGACGATCTCCAGTGGCATCGTCGACGAGGCAGGCATCACCCCAGAAGTCATCTTCGCGGCGCTCGTCGGCGCCATCCTCTGGAATCTGCTGACGTGGCTGGTCGGACTGCCGTCCAGTTCCTCGCACGCCCTGATGGGCGGTCTGATAGGCGCCACCGTCGCTTCCGTCGGCTTCAGCTCGGTCAACGGCGGCACGGTGATCACCAAGGTTCTGATCCCGGCCATCGCGGCGCCGCTGGTCGCCGGTCTGGCCGGTTACATCGGCACCCGGCTGACGTACCGCATCGGTCGCAACACCGACGCGAAGAGCACCGACAAGGGTTACAAGGCGGGTCAGATCGCCTCCGCGGGCCTGGTCTCCCTGGCCCACGGCACCAACGACGCCCAGAAGACGATGGGTGTCATCACCCTGGCCCTGGTCGCCGGTGACATCCTCGCCCCCGGCTCCAACCCCCCGATGTGGGTCATCGTCTCCGCCGGTGTCGCCATCGCCCTCGGTACGTACCTCGGCGGCTGGCGCATCATCCGCACCATGGGCAAGGGCCTGACCGACCTCCAGCCGCAGCAGGGCTTCGCCGCCCAGACCAGCGCCGCGACGGTCATCCTCGCCTCCTCCAACCTCGGCTTCTCCCTCTCCACCACGCACTCCTGCTCCGGTGCCGTGATGGGCGCGGGCCTCGGCCGCAAGGGCGGTGTGGTCCGCTGGTCCACCGCCACCCGGATGTTCGTCGCCTGGGGTCTGACCCTCCCGGCCGCCGGTCTGGTCGCCGCGGCCTCCGAGCTCGTGACCAAGCAGGGCGACTGGGGCGTCGCGGCCGTGGCGGTCTTCCTCGTGGCCTCCTCCGCCGCGATCTGGGTGATCTCGCGCCGCCAGGTCGTCGACCACACCAACGTCAACGACGTCGACGACATCAACGAGCCGTCCGACGGCGAGTCCCCCGGTGTCGTCACGACCGCCATGGCCGCCGTCACCCCGCCGCCGCCCGCCGGCGCCGACGGCGGCGACCTGAAGGCCACCATCCACTCCTCCCCCTCCGCCGCGTCGTCGGCCCCCGAGACCGGCCCGGCCAGCCCGGCCGCGGTGTAA
- a CDS encoding cobalamin biosynthesis protein: MRADRIFAYGATAGLLGDLLLGDPRRGHPVAVFGRAAGAAERLLWRDHRGWGALYAAGCAGGAVAVAAGAARAVSRRPLASAALTAAATWAVVGGTSLAREARAVGDALAAGDLEAARERLPHLCGRDPQALDGPEIARAVVESVAENTSDAVVGALLWGAVAGAPGLVGFRAVNTLDAMVGHRSPRYRRFGWAAARLDDVAGWPGARLTAALAVAAGADPRGAVRAWRADAHGHPSPNAGPVEASFAGALGVRLGGTLSYGGRVEHRAVLNGGARPVEVGDIERAVRLSRRVGALTLAVCVAGRWAAGRLGRSGLSGLSGLSGLSGLSGLSGRQRVMDFARSGR; this comes from the coding sequence GTGAGGGCCGACCGCATCTTCGCGTACGGCGCCACGGCCGGACTCCTCGGCGATCTACTGCTCGGCGACCCCCGCCGGGGGCATCCGGTCGCCGTGTTCGGGCGGGCCGCGGGCGCTGCCGAGCGGCTGCTGTGGCGTGATCACCGGGGCTGGGGCGCGCTGTACGCCGCCGGGTGCGCGGGCGGTGCCGTCGCCGTGGCCGCTGGTGCCGCGCGGGCCGTGAGCCGCCGGCCGCTCGCATCCGCGGCTCTGACGGCCGCCGCCACCTGGGCCGTGGTCGGGGGTACGTCCCTGGCCCGGGAGGCCCGGGCGGTGGGGGACGCACTGGCGGCCGGGGACCTGGAAGCCGCCCGGGAGAGGCTGCCGCATCTGTGCGGCCGGGACCCGCAGGCGCTGGACGGGCCGGAGATCGCCCGGGCCGTGGTGGAGTCCGTCGCCGAGAACACCTCGGACGCCGTGGTGGGCGCCCTGCTGTGGGGAGCCGTCGCCGGGGCACCGGGTCTCGTCGGATTCCGGGCCGTGAACACGCTGGACGCCATGGTGGGGCACCGCTCGCCGCGGTACCGCCGGTTCGGCTGGGCGGCGGCGCGGCTCGACGATGTCGCGGGGTGGCCGGGGGCCCGGCTGACGGCGGCGCTGGCGGTGGCCGCGGGCGCCGACCCGCGGGGTGCCGTGCGGGCGTGGCGGGCGGACGCGCACGGGCATCCCAGCCCCAACGCGGGCCCGGTCGAGGCGTCGTTCGCGGGCGCTCTGGGGGTACGGCTCGGCGGCACTCTGTCGTACGGCGGCCGGGTCGAGCACCGCGCGGTCCTGAACGGCGGCGCGCGGCCGGTCGAGGTCGGGGACATCGAGCGGGCGGTACGGCTTTCGCGGCGGGTGGGCGCGCTGACGCTGGCCGTGTGCGTGGCAGGGCGGTGGGCGGCGGGGCGGTTGGGACGGTCGGGGCTGTCGGGGCTGTCGGGGCTGTCGGGGCTGTCGGGGCTGTCGGGGCTGTCGGGGCGGCAGAGGGTGATGGATTTTGCCCGGAGCGGGCGGTAG
- a CDS encoding cobyric acid synthase: MESRRRGGGLLVAGTTSDAGKSVVTAGICRWLARQGVKVAPFKGQNMSLNSFVTRDGAEIGRAQAMQARAAGVEPTALMNPVLLKPGGDRTSQVVLLGRPVGEMSARGYFGRTGRREELRTTVLECLEQLRDTYSAVICEGAGSPAEINLRRTDLVNMGVARAARLPVLVVGDIDRGGVFASFFGTTALLDAADQSLIAGYLVNKFRGDVGLLRPGLSMLTSVTGRPFFGVLPYAHGLGIDEEDGLRVSLRGAVRESMVAPPVGAEILRVAVCAVPLMSNFTDVDALAAEPGVVVRFVDRPEELVDADLVIVPGTRGTVGALDWLRRRGLADALVRRAAEGRPVLGICGGFQLLGEHIEDEVESRAGAVEGLGLLPVRVRFAAAKTLARPTGSALGEPVEGYEIHHGVAEVLGGEPFLDGCRVGEVWGTHWHGSLESDGFRRAFLRRVAEAAGRRFVPAPDTSFEALREEQLDRLGDLIEEHADTEGLWRLIENGPPAGLPFVPPGAPAPVAAPAADAPPTAAEPGEDKPGGGEPGPCAPGPVAPAAERDGAGREAGTRDRARRTRPGPEGDPAGLEGDA; the protein is encoded by the coding sequence ATGGAGAGCCGTAGGCGGGGCGGCGGGCTGCTCGTCGCCGGGACTACCTCGGACGCGGGCAAGAGTGTGGTCACCGCGGGTATCTGCCGCTGGCTGGCCCGGCAGGGTGTGAAGGTCGCACCGTTCAAGGGGCAGAACATGTCCTTGAACTCGTTCGTGACCCGGGACGGCGCCGAGATCGGGCGGGCGCAGGCGATGCAGGCGCGGGCGGCGGGGGTCGAGCCCACCGCGCTGATGAATCCCGTCCTGCTGAAGCCGGGCGGCGACCGCACGAGCCAGGTGGTGCTGCTGGGCCGGCCGGTCGGCGAAATGAGCGCCCGGGGGTACTTCGGCCGCACCGGGCGGCGCGAGGAGCTGCGGACCACGGTGCTGGAGTGTCTGGAGCAGCTCCGGGACACCTACTCCGCGGTGATCTGCGAGGGCGCGGGCAGTCCGGCGGAGATCAACCTGCGGCGGACGGACCTGGTGAACATGGGCGTCGCCCGGGCGGCGCGGCTTCCGGTGCTGGTGGTCGGGGACATCGATCGCGGCGGGGTCTTCGCCTCCTTCTTCGGGACGACGGCCCTGCTCGACGCGGCGGACCAGAGCCTGATCGCGGGCTATCTGGTCAATAAGTTCCGCGGGGACGTGGGACTGCTGCGGCCGGGGCTCTCCATGCTGACGTCGGTGACGGGGCGGCCGTTCTTCGGTGTCCTGCCGTATGCGCACGGGCTCGGGATCGACGAGGAGGACGGGCTGCGGGTGTCCCTGCGCGGGGCGGTGCGCGAGTCGATGGTGGCCCCGCCGGTCGGTGCGGAGATCCTGCGGGTCGCGGTCTGCGCGGTGCCGCTGATGTCCAACTTCACCGATGTCGACGCGCTGGCGGCCGAACCGGGTGTGGTGGTGCGGTTCGTGGACCGGCCCGAGGAGCTGGTGGACGCCGATCTGGTGATCGTGCCCGGCACCCGGGGCACAGTGGGTGCGCTGGACTGGCTGCGCCGCCGCGGTCTGGCTGACGCGCTGGTGCGCCGGGCCGCCGAGGGGCGCCCGGTGCTGGGGATCTGCGGCGGCTTCCAGCTGCTCGGTGAACATATCGAGGACGAGGTGGAGTCCCGGGCCGGTGCCGTCGAGGGCCTGGGGCTGCTGCCGGTGCGGGTCAGGTTCGCGGCGGCCAAGACCCTGGCACGGCCCACCGGATCGGCGCTCGGCGAGCCCGTCGAGGGATACGAGATTCATCACGGCGTCGCCGAGGTCCTCGGCGGCGAGCCCTTTCTGGACGGTTGCCGGGTCGGGGAGGTGTGGGGCACCCACTGGCACGGGTCGCTGGAGAGCGACGGTTTCCGGCGGGCGTTTCTGCGGCGGGTCGCCGAGGCGGCGGGGCGTCGGTTCGTGCCCGCTCCGGACACCTCGTTCGAGGCGCTGCGGGAGGAACAGCTCGACCGGCTCGGCGATCTGATCGAGGAGCACGCGGACACGGAAGGGCTGTGGCGGCTGATCGAGAACGGCCCGCCCGCAGGTCTGCCGTTTGTCCCTCCCGGCGCTCCGGCACCGGTGGCGGCGCCCGCGGCGGATGCTCCGCCGACCGCGGCCGAGCCGGGCGAGGACAAGCCGGGCGGCGGCGAGCCGGGGCCGTGTGCCCCGGGGCCGGTGGCACCGGCGGCGGAGCGGGACGGCGCGGGACGAGAAGCGGGGACGCGGGATCGGGCGCGGCGGACGCGTCCGGGGCCGGAAGGCGATCCGGCGGGACTGGAGGGAGACGCATGA